In Solanum pennellii chromosome 3, SPENNV200, a single window of DNA contains:
- the LOC107012957 gene encoding probable polyamine oxidase 4 isoform X1: protein MELKGNDSGTLPPCLGRRHGSSPSVIVIGGGISGVAAARFLHNAYFKVLLLESRDRLGGRIHTDNSFGCPVDMGASWLHGVCNENPLAPLIRRLGLTLYRTSGDDSVLYDHDLESCMLFDMDGHQVPHKIVAEVGDAFKKILDETEKVRNENSNDISVLQAISIVLDRHPELRQEGVSHEVLQWYICRMEAWFSADADTISLKTWDQEQVLTGGHGLMVQGYHPVIEALSKDIDIRLNHRVKAITDGYNKVMVTLEDGRNFVADAAIITVPIGVLKANLIEFKPKLPDWKLSAIADLGVGNENKIALRFDTVFWPNVELLGIVAPTSYACGYFLNLHKATGHQVLVYMAAGRLAYDVEKLSDKEAANFVMRQLKKMFPDAPEPVQYLVSRWGTDPDSLGCYSYDLVGKPTDIYDKLRAPLGNLFFGGEAVCMDDHQGSVHGAYSAGIIAAEDCCQHLIKRLGSVQLVSSREEILKSIVPLKISRM, encoded by the exons ATGGAGCTCAAAGGGAATGATTCTG GCACTTTACCACCTTGCTTAGGGAGGCGACATGGTTCATCTCCGTCGGTCATTGTAATTGGTGGAGGTATCTCAGGGGTAGCTGCTGCACGTTTCCTTCACAATGCTTATTTCAAG GTGCTCTTGCTGGAGTCACGAGATAGACTTGGTGGTCGCATACACACTGACAACTCGTTTGGTTGTCCAGTTGATATGGGAGCTTCATG GCTCCATGGAGTGTGCAATGAAAATCCTTTAGCTCCATTGATACGTCGGCTGGGGCTCACACTGTATCGAACTAGTGGTGATGACTCAGTGCTGTATGACCATGATTTGGAAAG cTGCATGCTGTTTGACATGGATGGCCATCAAGTTCCTCATAAAATAGTTGCTGAAGTAGGAGATGCATTCAAGAAAATCCTCGATGAG ACTGAGAAAGTGAGAAATGAGAATAGTAATGACATATCGGTTCTTCAAGCAATATCTATAGTATTGGACAGGCATCCTGAGCTGAG GCAAGAAGGAGTCTCTCATGAAGTACTGCAGTGGTACATATGCAGAATGGAGGCATGGTTTTCTGCCGATGCAGACACgatctctttgaaaacttggGATCAG GAGCAAGTTCTTACGGGTGGCCATGGACTAATGGTGCAGGGTTATCACCCGGTGATTGAGGCATTGTCAAAAGATATTGATATTCGTTTGAATCACAG GGTAAAGGCAATTACGGATGGGTATAACAAAGTGATGGTTACACTTGAGGATGGGAGGAATTTTGTTGCGGATGCTGCTATAATAACTGTACCTATTGGGGTCCTCAAAGCCAACTTAATTGAGTTCAAACCCAAATTGCCAGATTGGAAGCTTTCTGCAATAGCAGATCTTGGTGTGGGCAACGAAAACAAGATTGCATTACGATTTGATACTGTATTTTGGCCAAACGTTGAATTGTTAGGCATTGTTGCCCCTACCTCTTATGCTTGTGGGTATTTTCTTAACCTCCACAAGGCAACAGGGCATCAAGTCCTTGTCTATATGGCTGCCGGAAGACTTGCTTATGACGTAGAGAAATTATCAGACAAAGAGGCGGCTAATTTTGTTATGCGTCAGCTGAAAAAAATGTTTCCTGATGCACCTGAACCT GTTCAGTATCTCGTATCACGCTGGGGAACAGATCCGGATTCCCTAGGATGCTATTCGTATGATCTGGTTGGAAAGCCAACAGATATATATGATAAGCTTCGAGCACCTTTAGGTAATCTATTCTTTGGAGGCGAAGCTGTGTGTATGGATGACCATCAAGGGTCTGTGCACGGTGCATATTCAGCTGGAATCATAGCTGCTGAAGATTGCTGCCAGCATCTCATTAAGAGACTTGGAAGTGTTCAACTTGTTTCCTCCAGGGAAGAAATTCTCAAATCCATTGTTCCTCTCAAGATTTCCAGGATGTGA
- the LOC107012957 gene encoding probable polyamine oxidase 4 isoform X2 produces the protein MELKGNDSGRRHGSSPSVIVIGGGISGVAAARFLHNAYFKVLLLESRDRLGGRIHTDNSFGCPVDMGASWLHGVCNENPLAPLIRRLGLTLYRTSGDDSVLYDHDLESCMLFDMDGHQVPHKIVAEVGDAFKKILDETEKVRNENSNDISVLQAISIVLDRHPELRQEGVSHEVLQWYICRMEAWFSADADTISLKTWDQEQVLTGGHGLMVQGYHPVIEALSKDIDIRLNHRVKAITDGYNKVMVTLEDGRNFVADAAIITVPIGVLKANLIEFKPKLPDWKLSAIADLGVGNENKIALRFDTVFWPNVELLGIVAPTSYACGYFLNLHKATGHQVLVYMAAGRLAYDVEKLSDKEAANFVMRQLKKMFPDAPEPVQYLVSRWGTDPDSLGCYSYDLVGKPTDIYDKLRAPLGNLFFGGEAVCMDDHQGSVHGAYSAGIIAAEDCCQHLIKRLGSVQLVSSREEILKSIVPLKISRM, from the exons ATGGAGCTCAAAGGGAATGATTCTG GGAGGCGACATGGTTCATCTCCGTCGGTCATTGTAATTGGTGGAGGTATCTCAGGGGTAGCTGCTGCACGTTTCCTTCACAATGCTTATTTCAAG GTGCTCTTGCTGGAGTCACGAGATAGACTTGGTGGTCGCATACACACTGACAACTCGTTTGGTTGTCCAGTTGATATGGGAGCTTCATG GCTCCATGGAGTGTGCAATGAAAATCCTTTAGCTCCATTGATACGTCGGCTGGGGCTCACACTGTATCGAACTAGTGGTGATGACTCAGTGCTGTATGACCATGATTTGGAAAG cTGCATGCTGTTTGACATGGATGGCCATCAAGTTCCTCATAAAATAGTTGCTGAAGTAGGAGATGCATTCAAGAAAATCCTCGATGAG ACTGAGAAAGTGAGAAATGAGAATAGTAATGACATATCGGTTCTTCAAGCAATATCTATAGTATTGGACAGGCATCCTGAGCTGAG GCAAGAAGGAGTCTCTCATGAAGTACTGCAGTGGTACATATGCAGAATGGAGGCATGGTTTTCTGCCGATGCAGACACgatctctttgaaaacttggGATCAG GAGCAAGTTCTTACGGGTGGCCATGGACTAATGGTGCAGGGTTATCACCCGGTGATTGAGGCATTGTCAAAAGATATTGATATTCGTTTGAATCACAG GGTAAAGGCAATTACGGATGGGTATAACAAAGTGATGGTTACACTTGAGGATGGGAGGAATTTTGTTGCGGATGCTGCTATAATAACTGTACCTATTGGGGTCCTCAAAGCCAACTTAATTGAGTTCAAACCCAAATTGCCAGATTGGAAGCTTTCTGCAATAGCAGATCTTGGTGTGGGCAACGAAAACAAGATTGCATTACGATTTGATACTGTATTTTGGCCAAACGTTGAATTGTTAGGCATTGTTGCCCCTACCTCTTATGCTTGTGGGTATTTTCTTAACCTCCACAAGGCAACAGGGCATCAAGTCCTTGTCTATATGGCTGCCGGAAGACTTGCTTATGACGTAGAGAAATTATCAGACAAAGAGGCGGCTAATTTTGTTATGCGTCAGCTGAAAAAAATGTTTCCTGATGCACCTGAACCT GTTCAGTATCTCGTATCACGCTGGGGAACAGATCCGGATTCCCTAGGATGCTATTCGTATGATCTGGTTGGAAAGCCAACAGATATATATGATAAGCTTCGAGCACCTTTAGGTAATCTATTCTTTGGAGGCGAAGCTGTGTGTATGGATGACCATCAAGGGTCTGTGCACGGTGCATATTCAGCTGGAATCATAGCTGCTGAAGATTGCTGCCAGCATCTCATTAAGAGACTTGGAAGTGTTCAACTTGTTTCCTCCAGGGAAGAAATTCTCAAATCCATTGTTCCTCTCAAGATTTCCAGGATGTGA
- the LOC107012736 gene encoding uncharacterized protein LOC107012736, whose translation MNVKMRLVSLDQQNNHGIMDEEINHDSDSSEILSNFSSSDSELFDEEGGGEGDSSDPTSPNSSSSDSISHDEHTKGALQNMSTLLQELPFKRGLSKHYNGKSQSFTSLSNVRSLEDMAKPENPYNKKLKSCKSYGVFLEGFKSNNLNPPIRSNSSSRLSSKRGSCSSLRAKRNGSFLGNNNSRPPVPPHTSTSTTSFTTQTPLFA comes from the exons ATGAATGTGAAAATGAGATTAGTTTCTTTGGACCAACAAAACAACCATGGGATCATGGATGAGGAAATTAATCATGATTCTGATTCTTCTGAAATATTGAGTAATTTCTCTTCATCTGATTCGGAGTTGTTTGAcgaagaaggaggaggagaaggGGATTCTTCGGATCCAACTTCTCCGAATTCTTCTTCTAGTGATTCAATAAGTCATGATGAACACACAAAAGGAGCTTTGCAAAATATGTCCACTCTTCTACAAGAACTTCCCTTCAA GAGAGGTTTGTCAAAACATTACAATGGGAAATCACAATCATTCACCTCTCTATCAAATGTGAGGAGCTTAGAGGACATGGCTAAGCCAGAAAATCCATACAACAAGAAGCTAAAATCATGCAAGAGTTATGGAGTTTTCTTAGAAGGTTTCAAATCAAATAACTTGAATCCTCCTATTAGAAGCAATAGTTCTTCAAGATTAAGCTCAAAGAGAGGCTCATGTTCATCATTAAGGGCAAAGAGAAATGGAAGCTTTCTTGGGAATAATAATAGTAGACCTCCTGTTCCTCCACATACATCAACTAGTACAACTAGTTTTACAACTCAAACCCCTTTGTTTGCTTGA
- the LOC107013114 gene encoding uncharacterized protein LOC107013114, giving the protein MSTTTKEKKKPIHGLVNLVFSWSLRDVLNKNLYKDKVKEIPVKFVSIDHYLKSYITPLVEETHADLLSCISTVSHAPYVEVLDVVTSRKFEAPKHLYYEILIKRAKEGEKSKTEYKPENGDLIALSDVRPRRIDDLNRPERSFLIAIVQNMDDEDDEDDGVWTPILSSNLIPFQQQDNEKGEQGGKLFVVYLSNLTTNIRIWNALHLDPDNANRKIIGTVLQSDVANVSYRLCGEVDCTDCSDRETKTDVSIIQSFGLDDAQREAILSCIATRECDHRNMVKLIWGPPGTGKTKTVASLLYVLLKMKCRTLTCAPTNIAVLGVAKRLMQHVQDGLEYDTYGLGDVVLFGNGERMKIGDHEDLFDVFLEYRVDVLASCLSSKDGWKSSVQSMICLLEDPKEHYRKYLEKDENKEHDTSDDEEEVEGNITSEQSSLSNKDGKINAHGLVDKHTKNKLWSKFVLEPLKENKKKASKDKKSSQRRNNSRAEGDSSNKEANVLTFEKFVIKELKWFINHLLFCLPSLYTHVPTSDMPLETANVMFRLLKNLQTLKTLFATTETFERYKEVLLGIDTTNKARRFANLYESKTECLEMLKFLNEHLSLPTFSKYFKPPIRRFCLKGACLIFCTASSSSKLNMQGMSPLEMVVIDEAAQLKESESTIPLQLPGLRHALLIGDEKQLPAMVQSKICQKAEFGRSLFERLVILGHKKQLLNVQYRMHPKISLFPNNEFYHKKIMDGPNVKGEKYEKRFLTGDIFGSYSFINVSNGNEEQDERHSTRNKAEAFVVAEIVFNLHKESISLKQKVRVGCISPYKAQVFAIQQILGKKYSTDIKSDFSVNVRSVDGFQGGEEDVIIISTVRCNGNGSVGFLSNLQRANVALTRARYCLWILGNGTTLVNSGSIWKNLVIDAKARGCYFDVTDDKRLNQGTLNATIECQHKETLLITDSPLFQTVKWKVIFSENFTKSIARIKDAEISKEVNTLVEKLSSGWRNSEKNNRFNNKRGNSSVLLEVYNVKHLKLIWTIDIVKQNSRYLQVLKIWDILPGYYIPKLAKDLDIHFGQYTVDMMNRCKYKRVERNIAFPMTWLIDGSVISTRSSANRDRNDNLPRQLEAMSLRDEPGSSRQTLICAPTNIAVLGVTKRLMQQVRDGLVFDTYGLGDIILFGNAKRMNIDDHEDLFDVFLNSRVRIVASCLSPIHGWRSAKARRFAYSRG; this is encoded by the exons atgtcaacaacaacaaaagagaagaagaaaccAATTCATGGCTTAGTGAATTTGGTGTTTTCTTGGTCTTTAAGAgatgtactcaacaaaaatctTTACAAAGACAAG GTGAAAGAAATACCAGTGAAATTCGTGTCGATTGATCATTACTTGAAGTCATACATTACTCCACTAGTTGAAGAAACACATGCTGATTTGCTCTCATGTATCTCCACAGTATCGCATGCCCCTTACGTTGAGGTTCTTGATGTTGTAACATCAAGAAAGTTTGAGGCTCCCAAACATCTATATTACGAAATTTTGATTAAGAGAGCTAAAGAGGGAGAGAAAAGTAAAACAGAATACAAACCAGAGAATGGAGATTTGATTGCATTATCAGATGTGAGACCACGAAGAATCGATGATCTGAACAGACCTGAGAGATCTTTTCTCATTGCCATAGTTCAAAACatggatgatgaagatgatgaagacGATGGAGTCTGGACACCTATACTGTCTTCAAATCTTATTCCATTTCAGCAACAAGACAATGAAAAGGGTGAACAAGGGGGCAAGCTTTTTGTGGTTTATCTGTCTAATTTGACAACAAATATTCGAATATGGAATGCTTTGCATTTAGATCCTGATAACGCAAATCGAAAGATCATTGGGACTGTGTTGCAAAGTGATGTAGCTAATGTAAGTTATCGGTTATGT GGTGAAGTAGACTGCACAGATTGCTCTGACAGAGAAACTAAAACTGATGTTTCTATCATTCAGTCCTTTGGTCTAGATGATGCTCAACGAGAGGCTATTCTAAGTTGTATCGCAACAAGGGAATGTGATCACCGGAATATGGTTAAGCTAATTTGGGGTCCTCCAGGAACCGGGAAGACTAAAACAGTTGCCTCCTTACTATATGTTCTGTTAAAGATGAAATGCAGAACTTTGACATGTGCGCCTACGAACATTGCTGTTTTGGGAGTTGCAAAGAGGTTGATGCAGCATGTACAAGACGGTCTTGAATATGACACGTATGGTTTAGGAGACGTTGTTTTATTTGGAAATGGTGAAAGAATGAAGATCGGTGATCATGAAGATCTGTTTGATGTGTTTCTTGAGTACCGCGTTGATGTTCTTGCCAGCTGCCTGTCATCAAAAGATGGATGGAAAAGTAGTGTACAATCCATGATATGTTTGCTCGAGGATCCTAAAGAGCACTACCGTAAGTACttagaaaaagatgaaaataaggAACATGACACAAGTGATGATGAAGAGGAAGTAGAAGGTAACATTACCAGTGAACAATCTAGCTTGAGCAACAAAGATGGGAAGATCAATGCTCATGGATTAGTAGATAAGCATACGAAGAATAAGTTGTGGAGTAAATTTGTTCTTGAACCCTTAAAGGAGAACAAGAAGAAGGcttcaaaagataaaaaaagtTCTCAACGGAGGAACAACTCGAGAGCAGAAGGGGATTCAAGTAACAAAGAAGCCAATGTTTTGACATTTGAGAAGTTTGTTATCAAAGAATTGAAATGGTTCATTAACCATTTATTGTTTTGTCTGCCAAGTTTGTATACACATGTACCTACTTCCGACATGCCACTAGAAACGGCTAATGTAATGTTCAGGCTTCTTAAGAATCTGCAAACTCTTAAAACATTGTTTGCTACTACAGAAACATTTGAAAGATATAAGGAAGTGCTTCTTGGTATTGATACAACAAATAAGGCGAGGCGTTTTGCTAACTTGTATGAAAGTAAAACAGAATGCCTTGAAATGTTGAAATTCCTTAACGAGCATCTCTCTCTTCCAACTTTCAGTAAGTATTTTAAGCCCCCTATTCGGCGTTTTTGTCTCAAAGGTGCATGCTTGATTTTCTGCACGGCGTCTAGCTcatcaaaactgaacatgcaaggAATGTCACCACTGGAGATGGTGGTAATTGATGAAGCTGCTCAACTGAAAGAATCTGAATCCACTATTCCGTTACAACTCCCTGGTCTACGTCATGCTTTACTCATCGGAGATGAAAAACAATTGCCTGCTATGGTTCAGAGCAAG ATTTGCCAGAAGGCTGAATTCGGGAGGAGCTTATTCGAGAGGCTGGTAATATTAGGACACAAGAAGCAACTTCTTAATGTTCAATATAGGATGCATCCAAAAATAAGTCTGTTCCCAAACAATGAGTTCTATCATAAGAAAATTATGGATGGTCCTAATGTGAAAGGTGAAAAATATGAGAAGAGATTTCTTACCGGAGATATTTTTGGCTCGTATTCCTTTATCAACGTAAGTAATGGAAATGAAGAGCAAGATGAAAGACACAGCACGAGAAATAAAGCAGAAGCTTTCGTTGTAGCCGAGATAGTTTTCAACCTTCATAAAG AATCCATCtcattgaaacaaaaagttCGTGTTGGTTGTATATCTCCTTACAAGGCTCAAGTTTTTGCTATCCAACAAATTCTTGGAAAGAAATATAGTACAGATATAAAGAGTGACTTCTCTGTGAATGTACGTTCTGTTGATGGTTTTCAAGGCGGTGAAGAGGATGTTATAATTATCTCTACTGTTCGTTGTAATGGCAATGGATCGGTTGGTTTTCTTTCTAATCTTCAGAGAGCAAACGTAGCATTGACACGAGCAAGGTACTGTCTTTGGATATTGGGAAATGGAACAACTTTGGTTAATAGTGGTTCCATATGGAAGAATTTGGTCATTGACGCCAAGGCTCGTGGTTGTTACTTTGATGTTACTGATGATAAACGATTGAATCAAGGAACTTTGAACGCGACTATTGAATGTCAGCATAAAGAAACATTACTCATAACAGACTCCCCTTTATTCCAAACAGTGAAGTGGAAG GTTATATTTAGTGAGAATTTCACTAAATCCATTGCCAGAATCAAGGATGCTGAGATAAGTAAAGAAGTGAATACTCTTGTAGAGAAGCTTTCGAGTGGTTGGCGTAACTCAGAAAAGAACAACAGGTTCAACAACAAGAGAGGAAATTCCTCTGTACTGTTGGAGGTCTACAATGTAAAGCACCTAAAGTTGATTTGGACAATCGATATTGTGAAACAGAACTCGAGATATCTTCAAGTGCTAAAGATATGGGACATTTTACCAGGATATTATATACCAAAGTTGGCAAAGGATCTTGACATCCATTTTGGTCAATATACAGTTGATATGATGAATCGTTGCAAATACAAACGTGTGGAACG AAACATTGCATTTCCAATGACTTGGCTAATTGATGGAAGTGTTATCTCAACAAGAAGCTCAGCTAATAGAGATCGAAACGACAACTTGCCACGTCAATTGGAAGCAATGAGTTTGAGGGATGAACCAGGATCTTCAAGACA AACTTTGATTTGTGCTCCTACGAACATTGCTGTGTTGGGTGTTACAAAGAGGCTGATGCAACAGGTACGAGATGGTCTGGTATTTGACACATATGGTTTAGgggacatcattttatttggTAATGCAAAAAGAATGAACATTGATGATCATGAAGATCTGTTTGATGTATTTCTTAATAGTCGTGTTCGTATTGTTGCTTCTTGCTTGTCTCCTATTCATGGATGGAGAAGTGCTAAGGCGAGGCGTTTTGCTTATTCGAGAGGCTAG